A region of Veillonellaceae bacterium DNA encodes the following proteins:
- the pyrE gene encoding orotate phosphoribosyltransferase, with amino-acid sequence MMNEKEVETLLKETKAILEGHFLLTSGLHSPLYVEKFNVLQHPEYTEKLCREIAEHFKDKGIETVIGPATGGIILSQVTARILGVRSIFTERENGKMTLRRGFTIAPGEKVLIVEDIVTTGSSIKEVVDVVNKAGGDIVGIGLLVNRSGGKADFGVPQEKVFPLLNLTVPTYDPKDCPLCRAGVPLTERGSHHLKK; translated from the coding sequence GAAACCAAAGCTATTTTAGAGGGACATTTTCTTCTGACCAGCGGCCTCCACAGCCCGCTTTATGTAGAAAAATTCAACGTTCTCCAGCATCCTGAATACACAGAAAAACTTTGCAGGGAAATTGCAGAACATTTCAAGGACAAGGGAATCGAAACAGTTATCGGACCGGCTACCGGCGGAATTATCCTCTCGCAGGTCACTGCAAGAATCCTTGGAGTCAGATCCATCTTTACAGAACGTGAAAATGGCAAGATGACACTCAGACGCGGATTTACCATTGCGCCAGGTGAAAAAGTGCTGATTGTTGAAGATATCGTTACCACCGGCAGCTCCATCAAGGAAGTCGTGGATGTAGTCAATAAGGCAGGCGGAGATATCGTAGGCATCGGCCTTCTGGTCAACCGTTCCGGCGGCAAGGCAGACTTTGGAGTTCCGCAGGAAAAAGTATTCCCGCTCCTGAATCTGACAGTTCCGACCTATGATCCAAAAGACTGCCCGCTGTGCAGGGCCGGAGTTCCTCTGACTGAACGCGGAAGCCATCATTTGAAAAAATAA
- a CDS encoding nitronate monooxygenase family protein: MQLPALHIGELTARVPIVQGGMGIGVSLSGLAGAVAREGGVGVISAAQVGFNEPDFMTNTVEANKRALAKQLKKAREIAGDGIIGVNIMWRGQHYEDYARCAVENGANIIFSGAGLPSDLPDYVEGTSTKIAPIIGSPKAARVILRLWERHHHRTADMIVIEGPKAGGHLGYTREQVKMHESDGYEKEIKEILDVVKEFEEKFNKKIPVVFGGGIFDKKDIEHYLSLGLSGVQMATRFVATKECDASDAFKNMYVKAKEGDVTIVQSPVHMPGRALLNPFVKAFRQHRIPVTNCFHCLKTCDPATTPYCISMALIRAVRGDVDHGLVFSGANSWKIDKITTVHDLIQELTQDPVDETIPKDSSDKTIPVEQVKKQA; the protein is encoded by the coding sequence ATGCAATTACCCGCATTACACATTGGCGAATTAACCGCCAGAGTCCCGATCGTCCAGGGTGGTATGGGAATCGGCGTAAGCCTTTCCGGTCTCGCCGGGGCAGTCGCACGTGAAGGCGGCGTTGGTGTCATTTCCGCTGCCCAGGTCGGTTTTAATGAACCAGACTTCATGACCAATACTGTCGAGGCCAACAAGAGAGCTCTCGCCAAGCAGCTGAAAAAAGCACGCGAGATTGCCGGAGACGGCATCATCGGTGTCAACATCATGTGGCGCGGACAGCATTACGAAGACTATGCACGCTGCGCTGTTGAAAACGGCGCCAATATCATTTTCTCCGGTGCAGGCCTTCCATCTGACCTTCCGGACTACGTAGAAGGAACTTCCACCAAAATCGCACCGATTATCGGTTCCCCGAAGGCAGCACGCGTCATTCTCCGTCTTTGGGAAAGACATCATCATCGCACAGCCGATATGATTGTTATTGAAGGACCTAAGGCCGGCGGCCATCTCGGCTATACCCGCGAACAGGTGAAAATGCATGAGAGTGACGGCTACGAAAAGGAAATCAAAGAAATTCTCGATGTAGTCAAGGAATTTGAAGAAAAATTCAACAAGAAAATCCCCGTTGTTTTCGGCGGCGGCATTTTCGATAAGAAAGACATCGAACACTACCTCTCGCTGGGTCTTTCCGGCGTACAGATGGCTACACGCTTTGTCGCTACAAAGGAATGCGATGCTTCTGATGCTTTTAAGAATATGTACGTCAAAGCAAAGGAAGGCGATGTTACCATCGTTCAGAGTCCGGTCCATATGCCGGGACGCGCTCTGCTGAATCCTTTTGTCAAAGCTTTCCGCCAGCACAGAATTCCGGTCACCAACTGCTTCCACTGCCTGAAGACCTGCGATCCGGCTACTACCCCCTACTGCATCTCCATGGCGCTGATTCGTGCCGTCCGCGGAGATGTCGATCACGGTCTGGTATTTTCCGGTGCTAATTCGTGGAAGATTGACAAAATCACAACCGTCCACGATCTGATCCAGGAACTCACCCAGGATCCGGTTGATGAAACAATCCCGAAGGATTCTTCTGATAAGACAATCCCTGTTGAACAGGTAAAGAAACAAGCATAA
- a CDS encoding DeoR family transcriptional regulator, with product MDKNARREEMQKILRQNPCLTDEDLAKHFSVSSATIRLDRQTLGIPQMRERMEQLVFGHPSEYVEGVHVLDLDVGVKGVGLFRTTSEMADSTGAVAGDKLYGAASNFAEKLAGVPFAPTQVGNIKYKVPVKPNTVLAVKGRIVVMRGKKKYIYIGFFDGDIEVYRAKFIMEILN from the coding sequence ATGGATAAAAATGCCAGAAGAGAAGAAATGCAGAAAATACTGCGTCAAAATCCGTGCCTGACAGATGAAGATCTGGCAAAGCATTTTTCTGTATCCTCAGCGACGATCCGTCTGGACCGGCAGACTCTGGGGATTCCGCAAATGCGCGAACGGATGGAACAGCTCGTTTTCGGACATCCTTCCGAGTACGTTGAAGGTGTTCACGTATTGGATCTCGATGTCGGTGTAAAGGGTGTAGGCCTTTTCCGGACAACATCTGAAATGGCAGATTCAACAGGAGCAGTGGCAGGTGACAAACTTTATGGTGCAGCCTCAAATTTTGCAGAGAAGCTGGCTGGTGTCCCTTTTGCACCCACACAGGTCGGAAATATTAAATACAAAGTTCCGGTAAAGCCGAATACCGTTCTGGCCGTCAAGGGCAGAATCGTAGTGATGAGAGGCAAGAAAAAGTACATATATATTGGATTTTTTGACGGCGACATAGAAGTTTACCGCGCAAAATTCATTATGGAGATTTTAAACTGA
- the plsX gene encoding phosphate acyltransferase PlsX yields the protein MEKIAVDAMGGDFAPLEIVLGSIQAVREFKIPVVLVGDKEQILTILKNNHEENNPLIEIHHASEVIEMGEHPGLAYRKKKDASVSVGARLVRAKECGALVAPGSTGAAVTAGLLGIGRIKGIERPAILTPIPNEKGRYTYLIDSGASAQPKVETYVQNAILGYIYASKVAGIKNPRIGLLNIGEEDTKGSPLVTEANKVLQNQSIIPFSGNAEGRDIMTGEFDVVVTDGFTGNVVLKFGEGAGKLVKTLLKDAVTKGGIRAKIGALLLAPALKKYLAKPMDYAEYGGAPLLGINGGLIICHGASKAKAIKNAIRMAEDVCKENLDKVVTETLAQLNESTRTESEEEKSVTDKEI from the coding sequence ATGGAAAAAATAGCCGTTGACGCAATGGGCGGCGATTTTGCGCCGCTTGAAATTGTATTGGGCTCCATACAAGCCGTTAGAGAATTCAAGATTCCGGTTGTGCTTGTAGGGGACAAAGAACAGATTTTAACGATTCTGAAAAATAATCATGAAGAAAACAATCCTCTGATAGAAATTCACCATGCGTCTGAAGTCATTGAGATGGGAGAACATCCCGGACTGGCTTATCGTAAGAAGAAGGATGCGTCTGTATCAGTCGGAGCCCGTCTTGTGAGAGCCAAGGAATGCGGAGCCCTCGTTGCTCCGGGATCTACTGGTGCAGCTGTCACTGCCGGACTTCTTGGAATCGGACGAATCAAGGGAATTGAACGTCCTGCCATACTGACTCCAATTCCAAATGAAAAGGGAAGGTACACTTACCTGATTGATTCAGGCGCAAGTGCCCAGCCCAAGGTAGAAACGTATGTACAGAATGCAATATTGGGATACATTTATGCTTCTAAAGTGGCAGGCATCAAAAATCCGCGTATCGGTCTTTTGAATATCGGTGAAGAAGATACGAAGGGAAGCCCGCTTGTAACAGAAGCAAATAAAGTTCTTCAGAACCAGTCTATTATTCCTTTCTCGGGAAATGCAGAAGGAAGAGACATCATGACTGGAGAGTTTGATGTTGTCGTTACTGATGGTTTCACAGGAAATGTTGTCCTTAAATTCGGCGAAGGTGCAGGCAAGCTTGTCAAGACATTGCTGAAAGACGCTGTGACTAAAGGCGGGATCCGGGCAAAGATCGGAGCACTGCTTCTTGCTCCGGCTCTGAAGAAATATCTTGCCAAACCTATGGATTACGCTGAATATGGCGGAGCTCCACTTCTTGGCATCAACGGCGGACTGATTATCTGCCATGGTGCATCCAAAGCGAAGGCAATCAAAAATGCTATCCGCATGGCTGAAGATGTCTGCAAAGAGAATTTGGACAAGGTAGTCACTGAAACGCTGGCACAGCTGAACGAAAGCACAAGGACAGAAAGTGAAGAGGAAAAGTCAGTAACGGATAAGGAGATTTAA
- a CDS encoding ketoacyl-ACP synthase III: MAELRFAGILGTGHYAPEKILSNADLEKMVDTSDEWIRTRTGIATRHIASASETTSDLCVKAAEKALEAAGKTIDDIDFILVATASPDYVVPSTACMVQDKMGAAHAGAMDISAGCSGYIYAVACASNMVKAGMYDNVLVIGAEILSRLVDWQDRSTCILFGDGAGAAVIGQVDEGYGLLASELGSDGSLGKILNIPASGVAEPATHRAIDSKRIYIHMEGSEVFKAAVRHMGQTTLSTLEKAGITKEDINMFIAHQANDRIIQSLAKKLSIPSDRMYVNVDRYGNTSAASVGIALDEAVRAGLVKHGDYVVLTGFGAGLTWGCDVLRWM, encoded by the coding sequence ATGGCTGAGCTACGATTTGCCGGTATTCTGGGAACCGGCCACTACGCGCCAGAGAAAATCCTGTCAAATGCCGACTTGGAAAAGATGGTAGACACATCTGACGAATGGATCCGGACGCGGACAGGGATCGCAACGAGGCACATTGCTTCTGCATCAGAAACCACATCGGATCTTTGCGTAAAAGCAGCTGAAAAAGCGTTGGAGGCTGCGGGAAAAACAATTGATGATATTGATTTTATACTGGTCGCAACAGCTTCTCCAGACTATGTCGTGCCATCTACAGCCTGTATGGTTCAGGACAAGATGGGTGCAGCACATGCAGGGGCCATGGATATCTCTGCAGGCTGCTCCGGATATATTTATGCGGTAGCATGCGCTTCCAACATGGTCAAGGCAGGCATGTATGATAATGTACTGGTCATAGGTGCTGAAATTCTTTCCAGGCTTGTTGACTGGCAGGACCGTTCTACATGTATTCTCTTCGGCGATGGTGCAGGAGCGGCGGTCATTGGACAGGTGGATGAAGGCTACGGCCTTCTGGCATCTGAACTTGGATCCGACGGAAGCCTTGGCAAAATTCTGAACATCCCGGCAAGCGGCGTGGCAGAACCTGCTACGCACAGAGCTATTGATTCGAAACGTATTTATATCCATATGGAAGGCTCGGAAGTGTTCAAGGCGGCTGTCCGTCATATGGGGCAGACGACACTCAGCACTTTGGAAAAAGCAGGCATTACCAAGGAAGATATCAATATGTTCATTGCCCATCAGGCCAATGACAGGATCATCCAGTCTCTTGCCAAGAAACTCTCGATCCCGTCTGACCGGATGTATGTCAATGTTGACCGCTACGGCAATACATCTGCAGCATCGGTCGGTATCGCTTTGGATGAGGCTGTCAGGGCAGGTCTGGTAAAACACGGAGACTATGTTGTTTTGACCGGCTTTGGAGCAGGCTTGACATGGGGCTGTGATGTCCTTCGCTGGATGTAA
- the fabD gene encoding ACP S-malonyltransferase: protein MKIAFLFPGQGSQKVGMVHDLYEKYDSVKSLIHEADDTLGFSISKMMFEGPDTELMKTEFTQPAILTASVAVWQVLKENGIKADIAAGHSLGEYSALVAAGALSFADAVHTVHLRGKFMQEAVPLGKGAMAAVIGLTPDEIVKICGDVSTEDAPVQAVNFNCPGQVVIAGEAGAVEKACGALKEAGARRAVMLKVSAPFHSTLMEPAAKRLKEVLDTISIHDTLIPVFANVNAKEETKADEIRKNLVDQAAHAVHWEESVRNMIAGGVDCTVEVGPGTVLSGFMRKIDRSVTNLHAEDIDTINEVVSTLKGE from the coding sequence ATGAAAATTGCATTTCTTTTCCCAGGACAAGGTTCACAGAAGGTAGGAATGGTGCATGATCTTTATGAAAAGTACGATTCTGTAAAATCGCTGATTCATGAAGCTGATGATACCCTTGGATTCTCTATTTCCAAAATGATGTTTGAAGGTCCGGACACAGAACTGATGAAGACAGAATTTACACAGCCGGCCATTCTTACTGCCAGTGTCGCAGTATGGCAGGTACTTAAGGAAAACGGGATCAAAGCAGATATTGCTGCCGGACACAGTCTTGGCGAATACTCTGCCCTGGTAGCAGCAGGCGCACTTTCCTTTGCTGATGCCGTTCATACCGTTCATCTGCGCGGAAAATTCATGCAGGAAGCTGTACCGCTCGGAAAGGGCGCTATGGCAGCTGTCATCGGACTTACACCTGATGAAATCGTTAAGATCTGCGGAGATGTTTCTACCGAGGATGCTCCTGTGCAGGCGGTTAATTTCAACTGCCCGGGGCAGGTTGTTATTGCAGGCGAAGCAGGTGCCGTAGAAAAAGCCTGCGGGGCACTCAAGGAAGCCGGTGCAAGAAGAGCAGTCATGCTTAAAGTCAGCGCTCCATTCCATTCTACTTTGATGGAACCGGCTGCAAAACGTCTGAAGGAAGTACTTGACACAATCTCAATTCATGATACACTGATTCCTGTCTTTGCAAATGTAAATGCAAAGGAAGAAACAAAGGCAGATGAGATCAGAAAGAATCTGGTAGATCAAGCTGCTCATGCAGTACACTGGGAAGAATCTGTGAGAAATATGATTGCCGGCGGTGTTGACTGCACTGTTGAAGTAGGACCTGGCACTGTGCTGTCCGGATTCATGAGAAAAATTGACCGCTCCGTCACCAATCTGCATGCTGAAGATATAGATACAATAAATGAAGTCGTTTCAACATTGAAGGGAGAATAA
- the fabG gene encoding 3-oxoacyl-[acyl-carrier-protein] reductase — MENLGKTALVTGASRGIGRAIALMLASRGYAVALNYAGSREAAEAVKTEIENAGGKAFTIQGDVSVSEDVDRIFKTIKTEFGGLDVLVNNAGINRDALLIRMKEENWDAVIATDLKSVFLTTKAAAAMMMRKKNGAIVNISSVVGLTGNIGQANYAAAKAGIVGFTKACAKELAARNIRVNAVAPGFIGTDMTDKIPEDLKANMLQSIPLGRMGQAEDVAKAVCFLASDEASYITGQVLNVDGGMVM; from the coding sequence ATGGAGAATCTGGGAAAGACAGCACTTGTAACAGGTGCATCACGCGGTATCGGCAGAGCAATTGCTCTTATGCTCGCATCAAGAGGATATGCAGTAGCTCTTAACTATGCGGGAAGCCGCGAAGCTGCAGAAGCAGTAAAGACTGAAATCGAAAACGCCGGCGGAAAAGCATTCACCATTCAGGGAGATGTTTCAGTCAGCGAAGATGTCGATCGTATTTTCAAAACGATCAAGACAGAATTCGGCGGTCTTGATGTTCTTGTAAACAATGCAGGCATCAACAGAGATGCTCTTTTGATCCGCATGAAGGAAGAAAACTGGGATGCAGTTATTGCAACAGACTTGAAGAGCGTATTCCTTACGACTAAAGCTGCTGCTGCAATGATGATGCGCAAGAAAAATGGTGCTATCGTAAATATTTCTTCCGTCGTTGGTCTGACAGGAAATATCGGCCAGGCCAACTACGCCGCAGCCAAAGCAGGCATTGTAGGATTTACGAAAGCCTGCGCAAAGGAACTGGCAGCAAGAAATATCCGTGTAAATGCTGTGGCTCCAGGCTTCATCGGTACAGATATGACCGACAAGATTCCTGAAGATCTCAAGGCTAATATGCTTCAGTCCATTCCACTGGGCCGTATGGGTCAGGCTGAAGACGTTGCAAAAGCGGTATGTTTCCTTGCATCTGATGAAGCAAGTTATATTACCGGACAAGTTTTGAATGTAGACGGCGGAATGGTTATGTAA
- a CDS encoding acyl carrier protein, whose product MSTFDRVKKIVVDQLGVNEADVTIDSTFIDDLGADSLDIVELIMAFEEEFDIEIPDDAAEKIKTVKNAVDYIDSQIQ is encoded by the coding sequence ATGAGCACATTTGACAGAGTCAAGAAAATCGTAGTTGATCAGCTCGGCGTTAACGAAGCTGACGTTACTATCGATTCCACTTTTATTGACGACCTGGGCGCTGATTCCCTCGATATTGTTGAATTGATCATGGCATTCGAAGAAGAATTCGATATTGAAATTCCGGATGATGCTGCTGAAAAGATCAAGACAGTAAAGAACGCTGTAGACTATATCGACAGCCAGATTCAGTAA
- the fabF gene encoding beta-ketoacyl-ACP synthase II, whose translation MEKRRVVITGMGAVTPVGIGTEEFWNALLAGKSGIAPITEFDATDFPVKIAGEVKGFDPEKYVGDKKAVRHMDRNAQFAVAAAKMAVSDAKLDMANEDPNRVGTIIGTGIGGIKTMEDTVHRIDTRGSAKVNPFAVPMMIANMASGQISITFGLMGPVLADVTACASGNNAIGRATRMIQYGDADVMFAGGTEAAVAKTPMAGFAAMKALSSRDCPPEEASCPFDIRRDGFVLSEGSGVLILEELEHAKNRGAHIYAEVIGYGTNGDAYHITAPRPDGELAARCMQKAIDDAGISPEDIDYINAHGTSTGLNDKNETKAIKKVLGKHAYDIVVNSTKSMTGHLLGAAGAVEAIVCVMSIMNNKVHQTLNLVTPDPECDLDYAPEGPRDMKVDVTMSNAFGFGGHNAVVILRRYEE comes from the coding sequence ATGGAAAAGAGAAGAGTCGTTATTACAGGGATGGGTGCAGTAACCCCTGTTGGTATTGGAACAGAAGAATTCTGGAATGCATTGCTGGCAGGAAAATCCGGCATCGCTCCGATTACCGAATTTGATGCTACAGATTTCCCTGTAAAGATCGCAGGCGAAGTCAAAGGCTTTGATCCTGAAAAATATGTTGGGGATAAAAAAGCTGTACGCCACATGGACAGAAATGCCCAGTTCGCTGTAGCAGCAGCTAAGATGGCAGTTAGCGATGCAAAGCTGGATATGGCCAACGAAGATCCAAACCGTGTAGGAACTATTATCGGAACGGGTATCGGCGGTATCAAGACGATGGAAGATACCGTACACCGCATCGATACCCGCGGTTCTGCAAAGGTCAACCCGTTTGCTGTACCGATGATGATTGCAAACATGGCTTCCGGCCAGATTTCCATTACCTTCGGCCTGATGGGACCGGTGCTTGCTGATGTAACAGCATGCGCTTCCGGCAACAATGCAATCGGAAGAGCAACAAGAATGATCCAGTACGGTGATGCTGACGTCATGTTTGCCGGCGGCACCGAAGCTGCAGTAGCAAAGACACCGATGGCTGGATTTGCTGCCATGAAAGCACTCTCTTCAAGAGACTGCCCTCCGGAAGAAGCATCCTGCCCGTTTGATATCAGACGTGACGGATTTGTTCTCAGTGAAGGCAGCGGCGTCCTGATTCTTGAAGAACTGGAACACGCTAAAAACAGAGGCGCACATATTTATGCTGAAGTTATCGGCTACGGCACAAATGGTGACGCATACCATATTACAGCTCCAAGACCGGATGGCGAACTTGCAGCACGCTGCATGCAGAAAGCTATCGATGATGCAGGAATTTCTCCAGAAGACATCGATTACATCAACGCACATGGCACATCCACAGGCCTTAACGACAAGAATGAAACCAAGGCAATCAAGAAAGTACTTGGAAAACATGCATATGATATCGTTGTCAATTCAACAAAATCCATGACAGGACATCTTCTTGGCGCTGCTGGCGCAGTTGAAGCAATCGTCTGCGTCATGTCCATTATGAACAATAAAGTTCATCAGACACTGAACCTGGTTACTCCGGATCCGGAATGTGATCTTGACTATGCTCCGGAAGGCCCGAGAGATATGAAGGTCGATGTAACCATGTCCAATGCATTTGGCTTTGGCGGACATAATGCTGTTGTTATACTGAGGCGCTATGAAGAATGA
- the rnc gene encoding ribonuclease III has translation MNHSEIRRKERLAEVREFAEENQIPVQNIQLLNTALTHTSYANEHKNEVIHDNERLEFLGDAVLDLVVGEYLFLRFPSWPEGELTRAKASAVCKPACAECAAKFQVGKYMRLGKGEELSGGRTRISILGDAFEAVIGAIYLDNNYEVAARFILGHLKKFLDLIDQGDYDHDYKSDLQELAQKHGDVDIRYDVVRDEGPDHDKTIWMKIMINGKDFGTGVGKNKKEAAQKAAKEAIERIHKGERF, from the coding sequence ATGAATCATTCGGAAATAAGACGGAAGGAACGTCTGGCAGAAGTGAGGGAATTTGCTGAAGAGAATCAGATTCCTGTGCAGAACATTCAGCTGCTAAATACTGCATTGACACATACGTCTTATGCGAATGAACATAAGAATGAAGTGATCCATGACAATGAGAGACTTGAGTTTTTAGGCGATGCAGTCCTGGATCTTGTTGTCGGTGAATATCTTTTTCTGCGTTTCCCCTCATGGCCGGAAGGCGAACTGACGAGAGCTAAAGCCAGTGCAGTATGCAAGCCGGCTTGTGCAGAATGTGCTGCCAAGTTTCAGGTAGGGAAGTACATGCGTCTTGGAAAGGGCGAAGAACTTTCCGGCGGGCGTACAAGGATTTCGATTCTTGGAGATGCCTTTGAAGCTGTTATCGGTGCCATTTATCTGGATAATAATTATGAGGTCGCTGCCCGCTTTATTCTGGGGCATCTGAAAAAATTCCTTGACCTGATTGATCAGGGTGATTATGACCATGATTACAAATCCGATCTTCAGGAACTGGCGCAGAAGCACGGAGACGTGGATATCCGCTATGACGTTGTCAGAGATGAAGGCCCCGATCATGACAAGACCATTTGGATGAAGATCATGATTAATGGCAAAGACTTCGGTACGGGCGTTGGAAAAAATAAAAAAGAAGCAGCGCAGAAAGCTGCTAAGGAAGCAATAGAGCGTATCCATAAGGGAGAACGCTTTTAA
- a CDS encoding rubrerythrin family protein: protein MARLKGTETEKNLRAAYAGESQAHVKYNLFANEAEKDPDCSRQIADLFRETANNERAHAKIWFWLVGDLKKSTAEHLKMAAEGEHDEWTSMYPEFAETAKKEGFPQIAFLFSKVGEIEKTHETRYKLLLANVENEKLFKRGEKKLWICSNCGYTVESVEAPIECPVCGHPRSFFEIKAENY from the coding sequence ATGGCGCGCCTGAAGGGTACAGAGACAGAAAAGAATCTGCGTGCAGCATATGCCGGTGAATCACAGGCTCACGTGAAATATAATCTTTTTGCCAATGAAGCTGAAAAGGATCCGGACTGCTCCCGTCAGATTGCTGACTTATTCAGAGAAACAGCCAATAATGAAAGAGCACATGCCAAGATCTGGTTCTGGCTTGTCGGAGATCTGAAAAAATCGACCGCTGAACATTTGAAGATGGCTGCCGAAGGCGAACATGATGAATGGACCTCCATGTATCCTGAATTTGCTGAAACCGCTAAAAAAGAAGGATTTCCGCAGATTGCATTCCTTTTCTCCAAGGTCGGCGAGATTGAAAAGACCCATGAAACCCGTTACAAGCTTCTGCTTGCCAATGTAGAAAACGAAAAGCTGTTCAAGAGAGGCGAAAAGAAGCTCTGGATTTGCTCTAACTGCGGTTACACGGTTGAATCCGTAGAAGCTCCTATTGAATGTCCTGTCTGCGGTCACCCAAGATCCTTCTTCGAAATCAAAGCTGAGAATTATTAA
- a CDS encoding DUF47 family protein codes for MFSLVNKHEEFFDFLVTNAEYFHKGTVMAKEVLQDPSKLERYSKEVKNLEHSADRVTHEITTKMRHVFITPIDREDFFLLTSTLDDCVDDVQDVVLSLKLYHAGIGWELPLRMSEILIEISNELIILFRLLKDIDKNETEIGERTRKINSLESEGDAVYRNAISDLFDGTHEVMEIIRWKEIMEAMEDTANRAEKVGNLIKEVVMKYA; via the coding sequence ATGTTTAGTCTGGTTAACAAGCATGAAGAGTTCTTTGATTTTCTTGTGACAAATGCGGAATATTTCCACAAGGGAACTGTCATGGCAAAAGAGGTTCTTCAGGATCCTTCCAAGCTGGAACGTTATTCCAAAGAAGTAAAGAATCTGGAGCATTCTGCAGATCGTGTAACTCATGAAATTACTACTAAGATGCGTCATGTTTTCATTACTCCGATTGACAGGGAAGACTTCTTCCTCCTGACCAGTACACTTGATGACTGCGTTGATGATGTACAGGATGTCGTATTGAGCCTGAAGCTTTATCATGCAGGAATTGGCTGGGAACTTCCGCTGCGTATGTCGGAAATTCTTATTGAAATATCCAATGAACTGATTATCCTCTTCCGTCTTCTGAAAGATATAGATAAGAATGAAACAGAAATAGGGGAACGTACAAGAAAGATCAATTCGCTGGAAAGTGAAGGCGATGCTGTTTACAGAAATGCGATTTCAGATCTTTTTGACGGCACTCATGAAGTCATGGAAATCATACGGTGGAAAGAGATCATGGAAGCAATGGAAGACACTGCCAATCGTGCAGAGAAGGTGGGGAACCTGATTAAAGAGGTGGTCATGAAATATGCCTGA
- a CDS encoding inorganic phosphate transporter — protein sequence MPDIYMIGVVIVLALCFDFINGFHDTANAIATCVATRALSPRVAIIMSAVLNFVGAMISTGVAKTIGGEIVTSPHMVDSVVLAAALASAILWNLFTWRIGMPSSSSHALIGGVIGAVIISYGTGAIHLAGVLTIVLGLVCSPVVALVMGYILMTLLYLIFRNVGKSRVNYVSTHIQILSAALMAFSHGSNDAQKSMGIITLALLSGGYIGALEVPWEVKVACALAMCFGTSIGGWKIIRTVGNKIFRMQPVNGLAADLNSATIIFTATMLHLPVSTTHVVTGSIMGVGWAKRFRAVHWSVAYQMVSAWVMTIPCTAAVGAFVYLVIRHIY from the coding sequence ATGCCTGATATCTACATGATCGGAGTCGTTATTGTATTGGCACTGTGTTTCGATTTCATCAACGGATTTCATGATACGGCCAATGCAATTGCCACCTGTGTTGCAACGCGCGCGTTAAGCCCTCGTGTTGCAATCATCATGTCGGCTGTATTGAACTTTGTTGGTGCAATGATTTCAACGGGCGTCGCTAAAACTATTGGCGGAGAAATTGTTACATCTCCTCACATGGTCGATTCTGTTGTTCTGGCAGCTGCTCTGGCATCTGCCATTCTCTGGAATCTCTTTACCTGGAGAATCGGGATGCCTTCGAGCTCCTCTCACGCACTGATCGGCGGCGTTATAGGTGCAGTCATCATTTCTTATGGAACAGGTGCTATTCATCTGGCCGGCGTTCTGACCATCGTGCTTGGCCTCGTCTGCTCGCCTGTAGTAGCCTTGGTCATGGGTTATATCTTAATGACTCTCTTATACCTTATTTTCCGCAATGTAGGAAAGTCCAGAGTCAACTATGTCTCCACCCATATTCAGATCCTTTCTGCCGCACTTATGGCATTCTCCCATGGATCCAATGATGCACAGAAATCCATGGGCATCATCACACTGGCGCTTCTTTCTGGAGGCTATATCGGAGCACTTGAAGTTCCGTGGGAAGTAAAAGTTGCCTGTGCTCTTGCCATGTGCTTTGGAACGAGTATTGGCGGCTGGAAAATCATCCGTACTGTCGGCAATAAGATTTTCCGTATGCAGCCCGTCAACGGCCTCGCGGCGGACTTGAACTCTGCAACAATCATTTTCACAGCAACGATGCTTCATCTCCCGGTTTCTACAACTCATGTTGTTACCGGTTCCATTATGGGTGTCGGCTGGGCTAAAAGATTCCGTGCTGTTCATTGGAGCGTTGCTTACCAGATGGTATCTGCCTGGGTAATGACGATTCCATGTACGGCAGCAGTCGGGGCATTTGTTTATCTTGTAATCAGACATATTTATTAA